The uncultured Methanomethylovorans sp. genome contains a region encoding:
- a CDS encoding disaggregatase related repeat-containing protein, producing the protein MIKNSTDRGKIISNFKSINFHNTLMISLFLFFLVIGTGLSAAVTVYVDTDGSGNYNCDGTNDHVEINNALTYIDGLGGGTVYLRGPNTYWIDSTLNIGANTILTGDPTAEIKLVASAGWSSGVPMIANIGTDDDITITGFTIDGNSANQGVTLGAGYYNMMYFDYADNIEVSHMRLEWGCGDGLKISSGNNIEFIYNDVYKLGHDALYALGCSNVEHAHNTIMTRTNSGCRLSYGCSDAVVHDNLFYSSLTSDSTGPAIELDSTATTVRTFNNIDIYNNRIHTLNGAGIWMFANYLNDNDYYAENVHIHHNIFTNVGQYYNTSTNGVNYGYTHAAIVMQNFNNTVIENNVIDNGGLAGIKYFIPTVAGTKMRQQKLTFTTIVRNNVIMNSDHITNVPQSGAGIWNDNTTYARFIVQNNDFWNNENGQTYPSSSSSFTMSNNIAVSPLFYNAGTNVAASNRDYHLLSQAGRWTGSIWAFDQNSSPLIDAGYSGSTYSAEPSPNGGRINIGRYGNTNQASKSGTTNNPPVANAGADKTATTGSTVSFDGSASTDDNGIASYSWDFDASNGITSEATGVTATKTYTTAGTYTVTLTVTDTGGQSDTDTLQVVVSNPTLNTAYDNRLRESSPTTVLSNYTYIDVGKYGTSRFRDTLWFNLSEYNTTISSATLSLYWYYPVGATRANDTVVEVYRPVAWDPSYVCWNYGTSGTLWSSAGGDWYDKNGVSQGSTPYASLTFPASTVPDNKYYEFDVTDLVQEYISGNYTNTGFFIKARSENGNYIAFYSLDWSNSSQRPKLTINTTVDNPPVANAGADKAATTGSVVSFNGSASTDDNGIASYSWDFDVSNGITSEATGVTATKTYTTAGTYTVTLTVTDTVGQTDTDTLQVVVSTSANTVTLTPIYDNRLRDSSPTTVLSDSTYIDVGKYTTTRYRDALMFNLSGYNTTDTVTDATLSLYWYYPVGATRANDTVVEVYRPVTWDPSYVCWNNRASGIAWNTAGGDWYDKNGVSQGTTPYDSVTFSANTVPDNRYYEFDVTDLVQEYVSGTYTNTGFFLKANTESNNYIAFYSSDWSNTTQKPKLTVTVTPGSADESPVANAGSDKTATTGTVVSFNGSASTDDNGIASYSWDFDASNGITSEATGVTATKTYTTAGNYTVTLTVTDTIGQTDTDTLQVVVTSPTTTISYTPTSDNRLRDSSPTTVLSTTTFIDVGKYSTTRYRDVLMFNLSGYNTTDTITDATLSLYWYYPVGATRANDTVVEVYRPVAWDPNYVCWNNRASGTAWNTAGGDWYDKNGVSQGTTPYDSVTFSANTVPDNRYYEFDVTDLVQAYVSGTYTNTGFFLKANTESNNYIAFYSSDWSNATQKPKLTVTGHS; encoded by the coding sequence TTGATCAAAAATAGTACTGATAGAGGTAAAATTATTAGTAATTTCAAATCGATTAATTTTCACAATACATTGATGATTTCGCTTTTTTTGTTTTTTTTAGTTATTGGAACTGGTTTATCTGCGGCAGTAACTGTATATGTTGATACCGATGGAAGTGGAAACTATAATTGTGATGGAACAAATGATCACGTTGAAATAAATAATGCTTTGACATATATTGACGGTCTTGGCGGTGGCACTGTATACCTAAGAGGACCAAATACATACTGGATAGACAGTACTCTTAACATAGGTGCAAATACAATTCTTACTGGCGATCCGACGGCTGAAATTAAACTAGTTGCAAGTGCAGGCTGGTCCTCAGGAGTGCCTATGATCGCAAACATTGGAACAGATGATGATATCACCATAACCGGTTTTACAATAGATGGAAACAGTGCTAATCAGGGAGTAACTCTGGGTGCCGGGTATTACAACATGATGTATTTTGATTATGCTGATAATATAGAAGTTTCACATATGCGCCTTGAATGGGGATGTGGCGACGGGCTAAAAATATCAAGTGGGAATAATATAGAATTCATCTATAATGATGTTTATAAACTCGGTCATGATGCACTTTATGCTCTTGGATGCAGCAATGTCGAACATGCTCATAACACAATCATGACAAGAACAAATAGTGGTTGTCGCCTATCATATGGGTGTTCTGATGCAGTTGTACATGACAATCTATTTTATTCGTCATTAACCAGTGATTCAACTGGCCCGGCAATTGAACTAGATAGTACTGCTACAACGGTACGCACCTTTAATAACATTGATATTTATAATAATCGGATTCATACATTAAATGGTGCAGGTATTTGGATGTTTGCGAACTACCTCAATGACAATGACTATTATGCTGAGAACGTCCATATACATCACAACATATTTACAAATGTAGGTCAATACTACAACACATCAACAAATGGAGTGAATTATGGATACACACATGCTGCTATAGTCATGCAGAATTTTAATAACACTGTTATAGAAAATAATGTAATAGATAATGGTGGATTAGCTGGCATAAAATATTTTATCCCAACAGTGGCTGGCACAAAAATGAGACAGCAGAAACTTACTTTTACCACAATAGTAAGGAACAATGTAATCATGAATAGTGATCATATCACAAATGTTCCACAATCAGGTGCTGGCATATGGAATGATAATACAACGTATGCAAGGTTCATTGTCCAAAATAATGATTTTTGGAATAATGAGAATGGACAAACTTATCCATCTAGTAGTTCAAGTTTCACTATGAGTAATAACATAGCTGTAAGCCCACTATTTTACAACGCAGGTACAAATGTTGCTGCCAGCAACCGTGATTATCATTTACTCAGTCAGGCAGGACGCTGGACCGGCTCTATATGGGCTTTTGATCAAAATTCCAGTCCTCTTATTGACGCTGGTTATTCTGGATCTACTTACAGTGCTGAACCTTCTCCCAATGGAGGAAGGATCAATATTGGCAGGTATGGTAATACGAATCAAGCATCAAAAAGTGGTACAACAAATAATCCGCCCGTTGCTAATGCTGGAGCTGATAAGACTGCAACTACCGGTTCTACTGTAAGTTTCGATGGCAGTGCCTCCACTGATGATAATGGCATAGCTTCTTACTCCTGGGATTTTGACGCTTCAAATGGCATAACCTCTGAAGCTACTGGAGTTACGGCTACGAAAACATATACAACAGCAGGAACCTACACCGTGACGTTAACTGTCACTGATACCGGTGGACAGAGCGACACAGACACACTACAAGTAGTTGTGAGCAATCCTACATTAAACACGGCTTATGACAACAGATTACGTGAGTCTTCTCCAACTACTGTTCTTTCCAATTATACCTATATTGACGTTGGAAAGTATGGAACATCCCGTTTCAGAGATACTTTGTGGTTCAATCTTAGTGAGTACAACACAACGATAAGTAGTGCAACTCTTTCACTCTATTGGTACTATCCTGTGGGTGCTACACGGGCCAATGATACTGTAGTAGAAGTCTATAGGCCAGTAGCATGGGATCCAAGTTATGTGTGCTGGAATTACGGAACATCTGGTACTCTGTGGAGCTCAGCAGGAGGCGATTGGTATGATAAGAACGGAGTCTCACAGGGAAGCACACCATATGCATCTCTCACATTCCCTGCCAGCACGGTGCCTGATAACAAGTACTATGAGTTTGATGTCACAGACCTTGTGCAGGAATACATAAGTGGGAATTATACAAATACTGGTTTCTTCATTAAAGCAAGAAGTGAGAACGGGAACTATATTGCATTCTACAGTTTAGATTGGTCAAATTCTAGTCAGAGACCAAAATTAACTATCAATACAACTGTGGATAATCCACCTGTTGCCAATGCTGGAGCGGATAAGGCAGCCACTACTGGCTCAGTTGTTAGTTTCAATGGCAGTGCATCTACTGATGACAATGGTATAGCCTCTTATTCCTGGGACTTTGATGTTTCAAATGGCATAACTTCTGAGGCTACCGGAGTTACAGCTACGAAAACATACACGACTGCAGGAACTTATACTGTAACATTAACTGTTACTGATACTGTAGGACAGACTGATACAGACACATTACAGGTAGTTGTGAGTACTTCAGCAAACACTGTTACTTTGACACCTATTTACGACAACAGGTTGCGTGATTCAAGTCCAACTACTGTTCTTTCTGACAGTACGTATATTGACGTTGGAAAGTATACTACAACCCGTTACAGGGATGCATTGATGTTCAACCTCAGCGGATACAATACTACAGATACAGTAACTGACGCAACTTTATCGTTGTATTGGTATTATCCAGTGGGTGCTACACGGGCCAATGATACTGTAGTAGAAGTCTATAGGCCAGTAACATGGGATCCAAGTTATGTATGCTGGAACAATCGTGCTTCTGGCATTGCTTGGAACACGGCAGGAGGCGACTGGTACGACAAGAATGGAGTGTCACAAGGTACTACACCATATGATTCGGTGACTTTCTCAGCTAACACTGTACCAGACAATAGATATTATGAGTTTGATGTGACAGACCTTGTACAGGAATATGTAAGTGGTACCTATACAAACACTGGTTTCTTCCTCAAGGCAAACACTGAGAGTAATAATTATATTGCCTTCTACAGTTCTGATTGGTCAAATACTACTCAGAAACCGAAATTAACAGTAACTGTAACACCTGGTTCTGCTGATGAATCACCAGTTGCAAATGCTGGTTCTGACAAAACAGCAACCACGGGTACAGTTGTTAGTTTCAATGGCAGTGCATCTACTGATGACAATGGTATAGCTTCATATTCCTGGGACTTTGATGCTTCAAATGGCATAACTTCTGAAGCTACTGGAGTTACAGCTACGAAAACATACACTACTGCAGGCAATTATACTGTGACATTAACTGTTACTGATACTATAGGACAGACTGATACAGACACATTGCAGGTAGTTGTCACCAGTCCAACGACTACTATCTCTTATACACCTACTTCTGACAACAGGTTGCGTGATTCAAGTCCAACTACTGTTCTTTCCACTACAACATTTATTGATGTTGGAAAGTATAGCACAACCCGTTATAGAGATGTATTGATGTTCAACCTCAGCGGATACAATACTACAGATACAATAACTGACGCAACTTTATCGTTGTATTGGTATTATCCAGTGGGTGCTACACGGGCCAATGATACTGTAGTAGAAGTCTATAGACCAGTAGCATGGGATCCAAATTATGTCTGCTGGAACAATCGTGCTTCTGGCACTGCTTGGAACACGGCAGGAGGCGACTGGTACGACAAGAATGGAGTGTCACAAGGTACTACACCATATGATTCGGTGACTTTCTCAGCTAACACTGTACCAGATAATAGATATTATGAGTTTGATGTGACAGACCTTGTACAGGCGTATGTAAGTGGTACCTATACCAATACTGGCTTCTTCCTCAAGGCAAACACTGAGAGCAATAATTATATTGCCTTCTACAGTTCAGATTGGTCAAATGCTACGCAGAAACCAAAATTGACAGTGACAGGCCATAGTTAA
- a CDS encoding site-specific integrase, which produces MLQKEPILVNGTRVLGPFESDLLRTSIPKNYLQTIYDVCLWSGMRYVEVQRFYDHPEWWMTSRKCIHLPEEAQKKVKRKQLERYVHPIPAQLESVLSYFHDNPKPPSLQAWNQNLERWSEKSGLNSLGISAKSTRKSIESWMISAGVPLHVVCLRQGHDSLTSMQHYQGLPFTEDEQGEIRRRLAGWV; this is translated from the coding sequence ATGTTACAAAAAGAGCCTATCTTAGTTAATGGAACTCGAGTCTTAGGACCATTTGAGAGCGATTTACTAAGAACATCTATTCCTAAGAACTACCTGCAAACTATATATGATGTGTGTCTGTGGTCCGGAATGAGATATGTAGAGGTTCAAAGATTCTATGATCACCCTGAATGGTGGATGACTTCACGTAAGTGCATACATTTACCAGAGGAAGCACAAAAGAAGGTCAAAAGGAAACAGTTAGAGAGGTATGTTCATCCAATACCTGCACAGCTTGAAAGTGTGTTAAGCTATTTCCATGATAATCCTAAACCTCCATCGTTGCAAGCATGGAACCAAAACCTTGAGAGGTGGTCTGAGAAATCTGGCCTCAACTCCTTAGGGATAAGTGCCAAAAGCACCCGGAAAAGCATAGAGAGTTGGATGATCTCTGCAGGAGTACCTTTGCACGTAGTTTGTTTACGCCAGGGACACGACAGTTTAACATCTATGCAGCATTACCAGGGATTGCCATTCACCGAGGATGAGCAAGGAGAGATTAGGAGGAGGCTGGCAGGGTGGGTTTAG